The Oceanithermus desulfurans genome has a window encoding:
- the gatB gene encoding Asp-tRNA(Asn)/Glu-tRNA(Gln) amidotransferase subunit GatB, with amino-acid sequence MYEPVIGLEVHLHLKTKTKMFCSCSADYFGAAPNTHVCPVCLGLPGVLPVPNAQAIDYGIMFALALGCEVPEWTQFHRKHYFYPDMPKNYQISQYDRPIGARGVLEVAGERIGITRVHLEEDAGKSLHPAGEGHTLLDFNRAGSPLIELVTEPDIKSPEQARLFLNHLRAIAQTLGISDANPEEGKMRADVNVSVRRPGEPLGTKVEIKNLNSFRSVQKALEYEIERQIKILKKGGKVEQATLGWDENAGRTYLMRTKEGEADYRYMPEPDIPMLHVTKEWKARVRAAMPELPAEKKRRYQEAGVKAYDAEILAYDRELSGLFDAALAAGAPAQALANWLNADVRGWLAAGEKTVAETGLTPEHLAALVKLADEGKITSRVAKELLPEVMEGADPVVLVKERGLEAVSDEGALAQIVDEVIAANPAVVEQIRAGKTKAINALLGQVMKATRGTARPDLVRKLLAEKIGVEA; translated from the coding sequence ATGTACGAGCCGGTGATCGGGCTGGAAGTCCACCTCCACCTCAAGACGAAGACCAAGATGTTCTGCTCGTGCAGCGCCGACTACTTCGGCGCCGCGCCCAACACCCACGTCTGCCCGGTCTGCCTGGGGCTGCCGGGGGTGCTGCCGGTGCCCAACGCCCAGGCCATCGACTACGGCATCATGTTCGCGCTGGCGCTCGGCTGCGAGGTGCCCGAGTGGACCCAGTTCCACCGCAAGCACTACTTCTACCCGGACATGCCCAAGAACTACCAGATCAGCCAGTACGACCGGCCCATCGGCGCCCGCGGCGTCCTCGAGGTGGCTGGCGAGCGCATCGGCATCACCCGGGTCCACCTGGAAGAAGACGCCGGCAAGAGCCTGCACCCGGCCGGCGAGGGCCACACCCTGCTCGACTTCAACCGCGCCGGCAGCCCGCTGATCGAGCTGGTGACGGAGCCCGACATCAAGAGCCCGGAGCAGGCGCGCCTCTTTTTGAACCACCTGCGGGCCATCGCCCAGACCCTGGGCATCTCCGACGCCAACCCCGAGGAGGGCAAGATGCGCGCCGACGTGAACGTGAGCGTGCGCCGGCCCGGCGAGCCCTTGGGCACCAAGGTGGAGATCAAGAACCTCAACTCGTTCAGGAGCGTGCAGAAAGCGCTGGAGTACGAGATCGAGCGGCAGATCAAGATCCTCAAGAAGGGCGGCAAGGTGGAGCAGGCCACCCTGGGCTGGGACGAGAACGCCGGCCGCACCTACCTGATGCGCACCAAGGAAGGCGAGGCCGACTACCGCTACATGCCCGAGCCCGACATCCCCATGCTGCACGTCACCAAGGAGTGGAAGGCGCGGGTGCGGGCGGCCATGCCCGAGCTGCCGGCCGAGAAGAAACGGCGCTACCAGGAAGCCGGCGTGAAGGCCTACGACGCCGAGATTTTGGCCTACGACCGCGAGCTTTCGGGCCTGTTCGACGCCGCGCTCGCGGCCGGGGCCCCGGCGCAGGCGCTGGCCAACTGGCTCAACGCCGACGTGCGCGGCTGGCTGGCGGCCGGCGAAAAGACCGTGGCCGAGACCGGCCTCACCCCCGAGCACCTGGCAGCTTTGGTAAAGCTCGCGGACGAGGGCAAGATCACCAGCCGGGTGGCCAAGGAGCTGCTGCCCGAGGTGATGGAGGGGGCCGACCCGGTGGTGCTGGTGAAGGAGCGGGGGCTCGAGGCGGTGAGTGACGAAGGGGCGCTGGCGCAGATCGTGGACGAGGTGATCGCCGCCAACCCGGCGGTGGTGGAGCAGATCAGGGCCGGCAAGACCAAGGCCATCAACGCCCTTCTGGGCCAGGTGATGAAGGCCACCCGCGGCACCGCCCGCCCCGACCTGGTGCGCAAACTGCTGGCGGAGAAGATCGGGGTGGAGGCGTAG
- a CDS encoding M3 family oligoendopeptidase: protein MDATLTPERWTLEDLLGGPQSPEFMRALEALDEKAAALQAVRDELKPGLAPERFLEIVRRVEELADLMHRAYAAAGLWFYEDTQNPEAQALLARVRQKSAEVENQTLFFELWFKDLPDAEADRLIAAAGERYRYWLEQMRAWKPYTLSEGEEKIVNLKNATGRTALDTLYDTITSRYKFTLEVDGERLTLTRGELMVYARDPRPEVRAAAYRELYRVYAEDAPVLAQIYQNIVSDWKNEYLEVRGFKSAIAVRNKINDLPDAVVETLLEVSRKNAPLFQRYFRLKARVLGMERLRRYDVYAPVTAAEKRYGYAEARRMVDEAFAAFDPRFAELAARVFERRHVDAEVREGKAGGAFCWTPAPGTVPWVLLNYQGRPDDVSTMAHELGHAVHGMLAGAHPVFTFHAPMPLAETASTFAEMLLVDHLLARESDAEVRRQVLFDQMDGNYATILRQAYFALFEIEAHRRIPEGASADELKAAYRRNLEDQFGKAVELSDEFDWEWISIPHIYGTPFYVYAYAFGQLLVLALYRRYREEGEAFKPRLFRILEAGGSVAPAELLAREGFDITDPGFWQGGFDVIAELLAKLEAEAGAASASQA, encoded by the coding sequence ATGGACGCCACCCTCACCCCCGAACGCTGGACCCTCGAAGACCTGCTTGGCGGACCGCAGTCGCCCGAGTTCATGCGGGCGCTCGAAGCGCTCGACGAAAAAGCCGCGGCGCTGCAGGCCGTGCGTGACGAGCTGAAGCCGGGCCTCGCCCCGGAGCGCTTCCTGGAGATCGTGCGCCGGGTCGAGGAACTGGCCGACCTGATGCACCGCGCCTACGCCGCCGCGGGGCTGTGGTTCTACGAGGACACCCAGAACCCCGAGGCCCAGGCGCTCCTCGCCCGGGTGCGCCAGAAGTCGGCCGAGGTCGAAAACCAGACGCTCTTCTTCGAGCTGTGGTTCAAGGACCTTCCCGACGCCGAGGCCGACCGCCTCATCGCCGCCGCCGGCGAGCGCTACCGCTACTGGCTCGAGCAGATGCGCGCCTGGAAGCCCTACACCCTCAGCGAGGGCGAGGAGAAGATCGTCAACCTCAAGAACGCCACCGGCCGCACCGCCCTCGACACCCTCTACGACACCATCACCAGCCGCTACAAGTTCACGCTCGAGGTGGACGGCGAGCGCCTGACCCTGACCCGCGGCGAACTGATGGTCTACGCCCGCGACCCGCGGCCCGAGGTGCGCGCGGCCGCCTACCGCGAGCTCTACCGGGTCTACGCCGAAGACGCGCCGGTGCTGGCGCAGATCTACCAGAACATCGTCAGCGACTGGAAGAACGAGTACCTGGAGGTGCGCGGGTTCAAGAGCGCCATCGCGGTGCGCAACAAGATCAACGACCTGCCCGACGCGGTGGTGGAGACGTTGCTCGAGGTGAGCCGCAAGAACGCCCCCCTCTTCCAGCGCTACTTCCGCCTCAAGGCCCGGGTGCTGGGCATGGAGCGGCTGCGCCGCTACGACGTCTACGCCCCGGTCACCGCCGCCGAGAAGCGCTACGGCTACGCCGAGGCGCGCCGGATGGTGGACGAGGCCTTCGCCGCCTTCGACCCCCGCTTCGCCGAGCTGGCCGCGCGCGTCTTCGAACGCCGCCACGTCGACGCCGAGGTGCGCGAGGGCAAGGCCGGCGGCGCCTTCTGCTGGACGCCCGCACCGGGCACCGTGCCCTGGGTGCTGCTCAACTACCAGGGCCGTCCCGACGACGTGAGCACGATGGCCCACGAGCTGGGGCACGCCGTGCACGGCATGCTCGCCGGCGCACACCCGGTCTTTACCTTCCACGCCCCCATGCCGCTGGCCGAGACGGCCTCCACCTTCGCCGAGATGCTGCTGGTGGACCACCTGCTGGCCCGCGAGTCCGACGCCGAGGTGCGCCGCCAGGTCCTCTTCGACCAGATGGACGGCAACTACGCCACCATCCTGCGCCAGGCCTACTTCGCCCTCTTCGAGATCGAGGCGCACCGGCGGATCCCCGAGGGGGCGAGCGCCGACGAGCTGAAGGCCGCCTACCGCCGGAATCTGGAAGACCAGTTCGGCAAGGCGGTGGAGCTGTCGGACGAATTCGACTGGGAGTGGATCAGCATCCCCCACATCTACGGCACCCCCTTCTACGTCTACGCCTACGCCTTCGGCCAGCTCTTGGTGCTGGCGCTCTACCGGCGTTACCGGGAGGAGGGCGAGGCCTTCAAGCCGCGGCTCTTCCGCATCCTCGAGGCCGGCGGCAGCGTCGCCCCCGCCGAGCTGCTGGCGCGCGAGGGGTTCGACATCACCGACCCCGGCTT
- a CDS encoding VOC family protein — MKLGFVILFAHDLAPMLAFYKDAVGFRAGAEYPEWVEFDTGSARLALHKAGPDDPETRGVGLFFTVDDVDALVRRLAQRGLEPQTPPVDQDFGFRTVAYTDPLGNRVEFGEPLAP, encoded by the coding sequence ATGAAGCTGGGGTTCGTGATCCTCTTCGCGCACGACCTGGCGCCGATGCTGGCGTTCTACAAAGACGCCGTGGGGTTCCGGGCGGGTGCCGAATACCCCGAGTGGGTGGAGTTCGACACCGGCTCCGCCCGGCTGGCCTTACACAAGGCCGGTCCCGACGACCCGGAGACCCGGGGCGTGGGGCTCTTCTTTACCGTAGACGACGTGGACGCCCTGGTGCGGCGGCTCGCGCAGCGTGGGCTCGAGCCCCAGACCCCGCCCGTGGACCAGGACTTCGGCTTCCGCACCGTGGCCTACACCGACCCGCTGGGCAACCGGGTCGAGTTCGGCGAACCGCTGGCGCCATAA